In bacterium, the DNA window AGTTCTCCCCCGCCCGCTTTTGTCACTTCCACTTCGTTGCCGCAAATGTTGCATTTGTAATTTTCGCCGACGCTTTCCACATTCATTTACTTATCCCCCTGTTTAAATATTAAAACTGATATCTATTTATATACGCGCGCAGGCCCGGTGTCAACGCAAAATAATTTTTCATCTCTCGCAACATACTGCCGAATAATAAGTTATAATCATGTTTATGCCTGTATGCCGGCGCTTCAAAAAAAC includes these proteins:
- a CDS encoding desulfoferrodoxin FeS4 iron-binding domain-containing protein, coding for MNVESVGENYKCNICGNEVEVTKAGGGELVCCGEPMERL